The Geoalkalibacter subterraneus genome contains the following window.
ATACGCCGGCAGCGCCGGGATTCGGCTATAATCGTCTCCACATCCTCAATCCGCGGATCATCCGGCGTCATATCCTCGCGCAACAACTGGGCGTGCCCCAGGATGATCCCTACCGGGTTATCGATCTCGTGGGAAATACCTGCCGCAACCTGGCCGACCGCTGCTAGTTTCTCTGCCCGCACCAGACTTTCCTGGGCCCGGTTCAGTTCGCGATTGGATTGTTCCAGGGCCAAATTTTTGGCAACCAGTTCGCGCTGTTTCTCAGAGAGCGACGCAGCCATATCGTTAAACGCGCCGGCCAGCGTGCCAAGTTCATCCCGGTTGGAGATGGCCAAACGAAAAGACAAATCCCCGCGGGCAATGGTGCGGGCGCCATGAATCAAACGCCTCAGCGGTCGACTGATCCAGCGGGCAGCCAGGGCAGCAAGCAGCAGGGAGGTGAGGATTGAAACCAGGGCGATACGGACGAAATGCGAACGTGTTGCCTGCTGCAATGCCGCTATTCCATCGTAAGAGATCAGAAAACGAACCGAGAGAACATGCTCACCCGTCGGACCGAGAGCTGGATGGACCAGATCGACAAATTTCCCCTCTTGCGGCAGCGTCAGGCTTTCCAGGGTCATCTCCAGGTTCCCGACGACACGGCGCTCAACTTCCGCGGCGGAGAGCGGTTTCAGGGGCAGAATCTCATCACCCAGTGGAGGGGATTCGTACAGAAGGCGGCCTCCCGCCGAATAGAGAGAGAAATGAACCAGATCGGGATTAAAGGCAAGAATTTCACGCAGCTTGCCATCTTCCAGGCGGCGGGACGGAGAAAAGGACCCACGAAAGAATTTAAGCAGTTCAGGAGTCGCAAGGCGCGCAAAAGACCTGCTTCGCGCATGCAGGTGATCTTCCCACTGCCGCACCTGTTGACGCTCCAGAACCGTCAGAGTTGCGGCCAGGACCACAATCAGCAGGATCGCGGTGAAAAAAAAGAACTTCTTTCCTATGGTCACTTGCACGGACTCACCGCCCCCCCCCCGGGAGTGCAGCAGCTAAAACCATGCGCCGGAGGAGCGTGCATTTTTCAAGGTTGAGAATTTTCAAGGGGGGCAGGTTC
Protein-coding sequences here:
- a CDS encoding ATP-binding protein: MQVTIGKKFFFFTAILLIVVLAATLTVLERQQVRQWEDHLHARSRSFARLATPELLKFFRGSFSPSRRLEDGKLREILAFNPDLVHFSLYSAGGRLLYESPPLGDEILPLKPLSAAEVERRVVGNLEMTLESLTLPQEGKFVDLVHPALGPTGEHVLSVRFLISYDGIAALQQATRSHFVRIALVSILTSLLLAALAARWISRPLRRLIHGARTIARGDLSFRLAISNRDELGTLAGAFNDMAASLSEKQRELVAKNLALEQSNRELNRAQESLVRAEKLAAVGQVAAGISHEIDNPVGIILGHAQLLREDMTPDDPRIEDVETIIAESRRCRRITGSLLGLARSGSSRMAPVDLSAVIGEVGRSLGVQKTFAEIQWSFDLPRTPVVVCGDEDQLRQVLVNLVLNAAQAMEGKGLLEISLREVEQGWTLQVDDDGPGIENVNLERIFDPFYSTKERGEGTGLGLAVSRKLVEEHGGRIHAGRHDGGGARFTIFLPAFPAGKKL